In Zingiber officinale cultivar Zhangliang chromosome 11B, Zo_v1.1, whole genome shotgun sequence, a single window of DNA contains:
- the LOC122033633 gene encoding BTB/POZ domain-containing protein NPY4-like, giving the protein MKFMKLGSKPDFFQSEGKDVRSVATDLPADIIIHVGNIKFHLHKFPLLSKSQLMQKLIASPHGEKSDEVSISDIPGGAAAFEICAKFCYGITVTLNAHNVAVALCAAEYLEMNETVEKGNLIYKIGVFLRTSILRGWKDSIIVLQTTRFLLPWLEDLKLISDCIDSIASKASIDPSEVEWSYTYNRRKLPFENGHDPHLNGVRKEYSVPNDWWVEDLCELQIDFFKKVILTIKTKAKADAELIGEALKSYTYRKLSSLGKGFANNGNGGDAAKNRSLLETIISLLPSNKGCVSCSFLLKLLRAGRLLDCSETSMNELVKRIGRQLEDATVPDLLIPSTSGEDTMYDIDMVLNIVEEFMMQENCAAQPSPAATSRKIHELSRPALTPASAKVTVAKLVDGYLAEVVKDHNLPLSKFIDLVEIVPSDSRPTHDELYLAIDTFLKEHPALSKNEKKRLCALIDCKKLSADACAHSVQNERLPLRMVVQVLYFQQMRALAATSTQAESGASYGSSRSVITTNTEDECPDGLVDDDPKAIKLHVGGKVNEHDWSSGSDNKNTNICAKSSNSKVKGIVMPKKMLGKLLSSNRRSSENSSLSDTSGSPSSNQEEPKLTPYRSIRYEV; this is encoded by the exons ATGAAGTTTATGAAGCTTGGATCCAAACCTGATTTTTTCCAGAGTGAAGGAAAGGATGTCAG GTCAGTGGCAACTGACTTACCAGCTGACATTATTATTCATGTTGGAAATATCAAATTTCATTTACACAAG TTTCCCCTGTTGTCCAAGAGCCAACTTATGCAGAAACTGATCGCGTCCCCACATGGTGAAAAAAGTGATGAGGTTTCCATTTCCGATATCCCTGGAGGTGCTGCAGCATTTGAAATCTGTGCGAAGTTTTGCTATGGTATTACTGTGACACTCAATGCCCACAATGTAGCTGTTGCACTTTGTGCTGCTGAGTACTTAGAAATGAATGAAACAGTTGAGAAAGGGAACCTTATTTATAAGATCGGTGTGTTCCTAAGAACAAGCATTTTACGTGGCTGGAAAGACTCCATCATAGTTCTTCAGACTACAAGATTTCTTCTGCCTTGGTTAGAGGACTTGAAATTGATTAGCGATTGCATAGACTCTATAGCATCCAAGGCCTCAATTGATCCTTCAGAAGTAGAATGGTCATATACGTACAATAGGCGAAAGCTTCCATTTGAAAACGGTCACGATCCTCATTTGAATGGAGTTAGAAAAGAATATTCAGTGCCCAATGACTGGTGGGTTGAAGACTTGTGCGAGCTTCAGATTGACTTCTttaaaaaagttatattgaccATTAAAACTAAGGCGAAAGCTGATGCTGAATTGATTGGAGAGGCATTGAAATCATATACATACAGAAAACTCTCAAGTTTGGGCAAAGGATTTGCAAATAATGGAAATGGAGGTGATGCAGCAAAGAACAGATCATTGCTAGAGACAATCATTTCATTATTGCCCTCAAATAAGGGCTGTGTCTCCTGCAGTTTTCTACTTAAGTTACTGAGAGCTGGTAGATTACTAGATTGTAGCGAAACTAGCATGAACGAACTTGTGAAGCGGATAGGAAGACAATTAGAAGATGCCACGGTGCCTGATTTACTGATTCCTTCTACCTCAGGCGAGGATACCATGTATGACATCGACATGGTTCTCAATATAGTGGAAGAATTCATGATGCAGGAAAACTGTGCCGCCCAACCCAGTCCAGCAGCAACAAGCAGAAAGATTCATGAGTTAAGTAGACCAGCTTTGACCCCAGCCAGTGCAAAGGTCACCGTAGCTAAGCTAGTTGATGGATATCTTGCTGAGGTTGTGAAAGATCATAACCTACCACTTTCCAAGTTTATTGATCTTGTTGAAATAGTACCAAGTGATTCAAGACCCACTCATGATGAGCTTTATCTTGCCATTGATACTTTCCTCAAG GAACATCCAGCCCTTAGCAAGAATGAGAAGAAAAGGCTATGTGCATTGATAGACTGTAAGAAGCTTTCAGCGGATGCATGCGCACATTCTGTTCAGAATGAACGACTACCATTGCGAATGGTTGTGCAGGTCTTGTACTTTCAGCAGATGAGAGCGTTGGCTGCTACCTCTACCCAAGCTGAAAGTGGCGCATCGTATGGTAGCTCAAGGTCAGTCATCACAACCAACACCGAGGACGAATGCCCTGATGGCCTAGTTGATGATGACCCAAAAGCCATAAAGCTCCATGTTGGGGGGAAGGTCAACGAACATGATTGGAGCAGCGGTAGTGACAACAAAAACACAAACATTTGTGCCAAGAGCAGCAACAGTAAGGTGAAAGGCATAGTGATGCCAAAGAAGATGCTCGGGAAGCTATTATCAAGCAACCGACGGAGTAGTGAGAATAGTAGCTTGTCCGATACATCAGGAAGTCCAAGCTCCAACCAAGAGGAGCCTAAGTTGACCCCTTATAGGAGTATAAGATACGAAGTTTAG
- the LOC122033632 gene encoding pentatricopeptide repeat-containing protein At1g25360-like, which yields MREHVSSLSLDLPSVAHRYATLLERLAAASGRATLLRRLRAVHSHFLASGFRPRAHILNRLIDLYSKFGDLPSARRLFDATSSRRSDSIAATSLITAYSADGLHDAARQIFESTPLASRDTVFYNAMITGYSRASDGHAAISVYRRMMTDGVPCDSYTFTSVLSAAAAVLPLELTQCRQIHCAVEKSGTGIAISVSNALIALYTKCEAAEAAVYARKVFDLMLGRDELSWTSMVVGYVRRGDIIEARRVFDAMEQRFDVVWNAMISGYVHHGLFAEALEMFRNMHSIGIPMDEFSYTSVLSACTNAGLFGHGKAVHAHIIRSGPDFDPESALPVENMLVTLYSKDGKVNVAKRIFNDIRKKDIVSWNAMLSGYLNNGCVRDAVYMFKEMPQKNQLTWMVMISGYLHNGLAEECLKLFSHMMDKCVKPCDYTFAGAIAACGNLGALEHGRQLHAQLIQYGYESGNSAGNALLTMYAKCGSMEAAHLAFLLMPNVDFVSWNAMIAALGQHGYGREAIDLFDRMIDDGMMPDRISFLTVLSACSHSGLVEEGFRYFESMERQYGISPGEDHYARLIDLLGRAGRISEAWNVIQTMPSVPGPAIWEAVLSGCRIHGDMSLGIHAAEQLLKVIPQQDGTYVLLSHIYAAVGQWAEVAKVRKLMKDRGVKKEPGCSWIEVANKVHVFLVNDTTHPDGQHVYKFLEILSVKMRKLGYVPDTKFVLHDVETEQKEYVLSTHSEKLAVAYGLLKLPTEAPVRVLKNLRICGDCHSAIMFMSIAVGREIVVRDGKRFHHFKDGQCSCGNYW from the coding sequence ATGAGAGAACATGTCTCCTCTCTGTCCCTCGATCTGCCCAGCGTCGCCCACCGCTACGCCACCCTCCTCGAACGCCTGGCTGCCGCTTCCGGACGGGCTACTCTGCTCCGTCGCCTCCGCGCCGTGCACTCTCACTTCCTCGCCTCTGGATTTAGACCCCGAGCGCACATCCTCAACCGCCTCATCGACCTCTACTCCAAGTTCGGCGACCTTCCCTCCGCCCGCCGCCTCTTCGACGCCACCTCCTCCCGAAGAAGCGATTCTATCGCCGCCACCTCCCTCATCACCGCCTACTCGGCCGATGGCCTCCACGACGCCGCCCGCCAGATTTTCGAGAGCACACCGTTGGCCTCTCGTGACACTGTTTTCTATAACGCGATGATCACCGGCTACTCTCGCGCCTCCGACGGCCACGCGGCTATTTCTGTCTACCGTCGTATGATGACCGATGGCGTCCCCTGCGACAGCTATACATTCACGAGCGTTCTCAGTGCTGCAGCGGCTGTACTTCCTCTTGAGCTCACACAGTGCCGACAGATCCATTGCGCTGTGGAGAAGTCAGGAACTGGAATAGCAATCTCCGTATCGAACGCTCTCATCGCGCTGTATACCAAGTGCGAGGCTGCGGAGGCTGCAGTGTACGCTCGGAAAGTGTTCGATCTAATGCTTGGCAGGGATGAGCTGTCCTGGACCTCGATGGTGGTTGGCTATGTTAGGAGAGGTGACATCATTGAGGCTCGTCGGGTCTTTGATGCAATGGAGCAAAGATTTGATGTGGTATGGAATGCGATGATTTCAGGGTATGTCCATCACGGGCTTTTTGCTGAAGCCCTTGAGATGTTTAGGAACATGCACTCGATAGGCATCCCTATGGATGAATTTTCTTACACTAGCGTCCTCAGTGCTTGTACAAATGCAGGCCTCTTCGGGCACGGCAAGGCTGTTCATGCCCACATCATCCGTTCAGGGCCAGATTTTGATCCAGAATCTGCATTGCCTGTTGAGAACATGTTAGTCACTCTCTATTCAAAAGATGGAAAAGTCAATGttgcaaaaaggatcttcaatgACATTCGGAAAAAGGACATTGTTTCCTGGAATGCCATGTTGTCAGGGTATCTGAACAATGGGTGCGTTCGTGATGCGGTTTATATGTTCAAGGAAATGCCACAGAAGAATCAATTGACGTGGATGGTCATGATCTCGGGCTACTTGCATAATGGTCTTGCAGAggaatgtttaaaacttttcagTCACATGATGGACAAGTGTGTCAAACCGTGCGACTATACTTTTGCGGGAGCTATTGCTGCTTGTGGCAATTTAGGGGCACTTGAGCATGGAAGGCAGCTCCATGCTCAGCTGATCCAATATGGCTACGAGTCGGGCAACTCAGCAGGAAATGCATTGTTGACAATGTATGCAAAATGTGGTTCGATGGAGGCAGCACATCTAGCTTTTCTTTTGATGCCGAATGTTGATTTTGTGTCTTGGAATGCAATGATAGCAGCCCTTGGTCAGCATGGGTATGGAAGAGAAGCAATTGATCTCTTTGACCGGATGATTGACGATGGCATGATGCCAGACCGGATATCTTTTCTCACAGTCCTGTCAGCCTGCAGCCATTCAGGTTTAGTCGAGGAAGGATTCCGATATTTTGAATCCATGGAACGCCAATATGGTATTAGCCCAGGGGAAGATCATTATGCCAGATTGATCGATTTGCTTGGTCGAGCTGGTCGAATTTCTGAAGCTTGGAATGTCATCCAAACAATGCCTTCGGTACCTGGTCCAGCTATTTGGGAGGCTGTTCTCTCTGGGTGCCGTATTCATGGTGATATGTCTCTTGGGATACATGCTGCAGAGCAGCTTTTGAAGGTGATTCCGCAACAGGATGGGACATATGTCCTCTTGTCTCATATCTACGCAGCTGTCGGCCAGTGGGCCGAAGTGGCTAAAGTAAGAAAACTGATGAAGGATAGAGGAGTAAAAAAGGAACCTGGATGCAGCTGGATTGAAGTTGCCAATAAGGTTCATGTGTTCCTTGTGAATGATACAACACATCCTGATGGACAACATGTTTACAAGTTCCTTGAGATTCTAAGTGTCAAGATGCGAAAACTGGGTTACGTGCCAGATACCAAGTTTGTGTTGCATGACGTTGAGACTGAGCAAAAAGAGTATGTCTTGTCTACCCATAGTGAGAAATTGGCCGTTGCATATGGCCTTCTAAAGTTACCAACTGAAGCTCCAGTAAGAGTTCTTAAGAATCTAAGAATCTGTGGAGATTGCCATTCTGCAATCATGTTCATGTCAATCGCAGTTGGTAGAGAGATTGTTGTCAGAGATGGTAAGCGGTTTCATCATTTCAAGGATGGTCAGTGTTCTTGTGGGAATTATTGGTGA